Below is a genomic region from Prolixibacteraceae bacterium.
CGGCATTTTAGATACACTTCCTGTAGAACTGTTGATGTATAACCAGTTTCCTTTGCGAAGTCCCCAATGTCCTTTTTTAGTGTTGTGGACAAGGACTTCATGAACTGGTTGATCTGTCTGTTCTCCTTTTAAGATCGGTAGAATGTTTTTACTGTCAGGAGCGGCACTCTTTGGCATGTCTATATTTGCCGCAGCAGTTACCGTTGACATAATATCTATTTGAGATATAAGTTCATTTGAAACTGCTCCTGCTTTCACATTATTAGGCCATTTCACGATAAATGGAATATGGTGTCCACCTTCCCAAACATCTCTTTTTAGACCTCTGAAATCGCCCATACTATAGTGGTCGTATTTTTCAGCGCGCTTAAATGCATATCTCTCAGGGCCGTTATCCGCACTGAATATCACGATGGTGTTTTGGTCAAATCCATTGTCTTTTAGTGCTTTCATTACTTGACCTGCAACCCAGTCAGTTTGTACCATAAAGTCACCATAGGCTCCAGCTTGAGATGTGCCATCGAATTCGTCGTTTGGAATGATTGGTGCATGAGGTGAAGGAAGTGCAAGATAGAGGAAGAATGGTTTCTTTTTACTCTGCTTAGCAATCCACTCGGTTGACTTGGTGCATAGGGTTGGCAATACTTTGTAAGGATCCCAATCTTTTGTTTTTGGTCCAGGACGAAATTCCCATCCTCCCTCTTTTGTTTTAAATTCTGTGTCTTTAATATTCATCATCTCCGTTGGAACTTCTACTGGTTTGTCGTTTTCAAACCATGTGTATGGAGGGAAATTGATGGTGCCATCTCCGAAGTAGTAGTCAAAACCTCGACTTGTTGGTCCTCCTGAAACGGGTTTGCTCCAATCTACATCTTTGGGCATATATGCTTTTCGTACTTTACGCCCGTGTTTTACTCTTCCTGAAGGCTCGTTATTTAAGTTCCAGTTCCACCCCATGTGCCATTTCCCAATACAGGCTGTGGCATAGCCTCCATCTTTTAGAACTTGTGGTAAGGTGATGTCGCTATCTCGGAACATCGGTTTGTCGAATGAGTTTGAGATTCTATGCGTACGTCTCCAATGGTATTGACCTGTTAACAGTGCATAACGGCTTGGAGAGCAGATTCCTGAGGAGCTATGGGCATCGGTGAATCTAATTCCTTCTGATGCAAGTCTATCTAGGTTCTTGGTAGGAATTTTAGAATTGGGATTTTGACAGTTCAGATCGCCATACCCCATATCATCGGCGTAGATGATAACAATGTTTGGTCTATCTTGTGGTTTGTTACTTGTTGAAGAGAAGCTTTGTAGAAAAGGTATTAGAAGTGTTGCACTGAAGAGTTTCAGGGCATGAGATGATTTTACCCTCATATCTTTCGTATTCATAAATGGTTGTTTAATTAGTTATGTATAGTTGATTATATCGATTGAATTTTTTAATCAAAAAGCCCAACAGAATATTTACAAAACATAAATATAATATAATTTCTATATTTTAATGTATCAAACAAGGGTTTCACTGCCCTTTAACTTACCTTTCAGTTACCCTTTCCTTACCCTTTGTTTACCTTTTAGTCGTGTGGAGGTAAACAAAGGGTAAGTTTAGGGTAACTTATCTACGGGTTTGGTGGAGGCTTGAAGGCTGGTTGAATATTGGTTGAAAGGCTTATTGATCGTGGCTTTTTATGGTTTGGTTATGGAGGTAATCTAATGGAATGGATAAAAAAACGTTCGGTTTTGGTCAGCAAGCATGAATAATGTTTTAATAGCTAGATCTATTTTGTATTTTTGTGGTCAAATTAAGTATCGTACTAAATGGGTTTACAAGAAGAGATAAATAGAAGACGGACTTTTGCCATTGTCAGTCACCCGGATGCCGGTAAGACAACTTTGACGGAGAAGTTACTGCTTTTTGGTGGTGCTATTAGAGTGGCAGGTGCCGTAAAAAATAATAAGATCAAGCAAGGTGCAGCTTCCGATTTCATGGAGATTGAGCGTCAGAGGGGTATCTCTGTGGCGACATCTGTGATGGGATTTGAGTATGAAGGCTATAAGGTGAACATTTTGGATACGCCTGGTCACCAGGATTTCCAAGAGGATACGTTCCGTACTTTGACTGCTGTGGATAGTGTTATTATTGTTATTGATGCAGCCAAAGGGGTGGAGCCTCAGACGGAGAGACTGATGAAAGTTTGTCGTATGAGAAAGACTCCTGTGATGGTTTATATCAATAAGATGGACCGTCCTACGGGGGATATGTTTGATCTTCTTGACGAAATTGAAGAGCAACTTAAGATTAAGACACGTCCTTTAAGTTGGCCGATTAATTCGGGTGCAGACTTTAAAGGGGTATATAATATTTTTGATTCGAGCTTACGCCTTTTTGATCCAAGTATTACAGAGATCGAGAGTGCAGTGGAGATTGATGATTTGTCTACTGAGAAGCTGGATGAATTGATCGGTGATGACGCGGATACTTTACGTGAAGAGGTTGAGTTGATCGAAGGGGTTTATCCTGAGTTCGATCACGATGCATATCTTGCTGGTAATGTAGCTCCTGTGTTCTTTGGTAGTGCACTGTATAATTTTGGTGTTCAGGAGCTGTTGGATTCATTTGTTCGTATTGCACCATTCCCTAAGGAGAAAGATGCAGAAGAGCGTGTGGTGATGGCCAATGAACCTAAGTTTACTGGTTTTATCTTTAAGATCCATGCCAATATCGATCCAAATCACCGTAGCCGTATTGCTTTTGTGAAGATCTGTAGTGGTAAGTTTGAGCGTAATAAGAACTATCGCCACATGCGATTGGCTAAGAACTTTAAGTTCTCTTCTCCAACAGCATTTATGGCATCGAAGAAAGAGACCATCGAAGAGGCTTATCCAGGGGATATTATTGGTATACCTGATACTGGTAACTTTATTATTGGAGATACGCTGACGGAAGGCGAAAACCTTCATTATAAAGGGATGCCCTCGTTCTCTCCAGAGATGTTCCGTTATATTGAGAATGCCGATCCAATGAAGGCTAAGCAGTTGGCTAAGGGTGTGGATCAATTGATGGAAGAGGGGGTTGCACAGTTGTTTACGAATCAATTTAATGGTCGTAAGATTATCGGTTGTGTAGGACAACTTCAGTTTGAGGTGATCGAGTATCGTTTGGAACATGAGTATGGTGCAAAGTGTCGATTCGAGTCACTGCCAATGTATAAAGCGTGTTGGATTGAAGCAGATGATCCTGCGGTAATCGTGGATTTTAAGAAACGTAAGTATCAGAAGATGGCGGTAGATAAGCAAGGGCGTGATGTCTTTATGGCGGACTCTAGTTTCCTTCTTCAGATGGCACAAACGGACTTTAAAGATATTCGTTTCCACTTTACATCGGAATTTTAGTTTTATCCTCTCATAGGATTTTTTCCAATTACATATTTAGATGGGCTTTACCCTCTTGTGCTATATTTTTTATACTTAGTTGAAAAATATCACCGTAGGGAAAGGTTCTGCTACTATTTCTTGCTCTGTATAAACAAAATATCTTGGCAAGTTTTAATAGTTCGTTTCAAAATGCAATTGGCATAATAAAATATAAAACTACCCATAGGATGATTGAATCTTATGGGTAGTGTTGTATATTGTCTATACATAACCCACCCAATAGTATGATTTCGATAAAGAATATACATTTTAGCAACCCAAGCCGTTGGCCTTTCTTTTACGGCTGGTTTATTATGGTGATGACCACCATTGGATTATTTGTGAGTATTCCAGGGCAGACGATGGCTGTGGCTGCTTTTACGGATTCATTGATGGAGGCACTCGATTTGTCACGTAATGAGCTGAGTGTGGTCTATATGATTGGAACTTTGATTTCGTCAATATTTCTGAAGAAGGCAGGGGTGTGGTATGATCGACATGGTGCGAAAGTGATGATGTTCGGTGCTACTTTGCTGATGTCTTTTACGATGTTAGGGATGTCCTATCTTATCCCGCTGTCGAATTTTGCTGACGACCTCTCTTTTCATCTTATCTCGGCCAAGGGGTGGAGCTTGATACTTCTTGTATTTCTATTTTTCTTGGCGCGATTGAATGGTCAAGGGATCATGAGTATGGTGGCTCGAACGATGTTGATGAAGTGGTTTTTGAGAAAAAGGGGAGTGGCGAACGGGATCAGTAGTATGGTTGCCAATGCCAGTTTTGCTTTGGCTACTATCGGCCTCGCTTACTTTGTGTCTCGAATAGGATGGGACCATACGTATAGGCTTCTGTCTGTGATATTGCTCTTATGTGCATTGCTGTTTCTGGGAACTTATGAAGAGAAGCCTGAAGATTTTGGTCTTTCTCCTGATGGGGATATCTCTAAAGAGAAAGAGATGAAGGGAGACAAAAAGGTGTTGGAGATTAGAGATTTTACTTATGATGAAGCGGTGAAGACACGTGCCTTTTGGTCGGTTACTTTGATCACCTCTTTCTTTGCCTGTTTTGTGACAGGGTTTACTTTTCATATCTTCTCGATACTTCGAGATGCAGGTATTCCATGGGAGAGAGGACAAGATATTTTTATCTATTGTGCTATCATATCCACTTTCCTGTCGCTCGGAGGAAGTATCATTAGTGATCATATAAAGATTAAGTATCTAGTCTTATTGGCAGCATTGGGAGGCATTCTGTTTGGTATTGGCTTTGCTTTCCTTAAATATCATTGGGCTTTTATTGTACTCAATATAGGTTATGGAACTATTGGTGGTCTGTTTGGCGTCTTGCTGGTGGTTGCTTACCCTCGTTATTTTGGTAAACGTCATCTTGGGGCTATCACAGGACGTAATATGTCATTGATTATCTTTCTTAGTGCCATCTCTCCCTTGCTTTTTAGCCTTTCAAAGAGTTACCTCGGCTCTTATCAACCTATCGCTCTACTTTTGGCAACACTCTCTTTGGGTATATTTCTCTATGGCATGACCGTAAAAGATCCACAGTAGGGAAGTGTTATATGTACTAATAAATAGATGATTATTAACTTGATAATAGGTCCTAAAATCACTATTTTTATTTAATAATCATTGATCTAATTGAAGCTTGATAATGGAATCAAAAGTAGAACAATATCTTCCGACAAGTGTGCATTCGTTTTCTGTGTCTAACTTTCAGGGAATCAAAGATGCTGAGTTAAGTGATCTTCCTGCTGATGCTCGATGGATTTTGTTAACTGGAGAGAATGGGTATGGTAAGACTTCTATATTAAGAGCTATTACTATAGCTTTATATGGACGCTTGGATCCGATGGAGGGTTCTCGAGAATTGGGGCCAGAGAGTATGAAAGTCGAACTGAAGGTAAACTTAAACAACCAAAAAGGAGAGGAGATATTAATAAGGACTGTTACTGAGAAAGATGGGGATGGAATCTCTTTTGAAGTACCTGTGGTTGCTTATGGTCCTGTGAGAATTCCTTCAGGAAAATCTTCCAATGTATCGGGTTCTAATGTAAAGAGTCTTTTTTCTAGCGATGGAGATCTATTTCATAATGTTGAGAGTGAATTGGTTAATCTATTTCGTGATGAAGAGGTGAGTTATGAGAAGAGTAAGTCCACAGTCCTTAATACTTTTAGTACGGTAATATTATTCGGACTTGATGAATACCCAGAGATTAAAGATGCCTGCAAAGGTATAAAGGATGAATTAGAAGGGGACGCTTTTTTTGAACAGTTTCTCTCGATCACCTCTAAGGTTGACGCAATTCTTGATTCATCTGA
It encodes:
- a CDS encoding peptide chain release factor 3, whose product is MGLQEEINRRRTFAIVSHPDAGKTTLTEKLLLFGGAIRVAGAVKNNKIKQGAASDFMEIERQRGISVATSVMGFEYEGYKVNILDTPGHQDFQEDTFRTLTAVDSVIIVIDAAKGVEPQTERLMKVCRMRKTPVMVYINKMDRPTGDMFDLLDEIEEQLKIKTRPLSWPINSGADFKGVYNIFDSSLRLFDPSITEIESAVEIDDLSTEKLDELIGDDADTLREEVELIEGVYPEFDHDAYLAGNVAPVFFGSALYNFGVQELLDSFVRIAPFPKEKDAEERVVMANEPKFTGFIFKIHANIDPNHRSRIAFVKICSGKFERNKNYRHMRLAKNFKFSSPTAFMASKKETIEEAYPGDIIGIPDTGNFIIGDTLTEGENLHYKGMPSFSPEMFRYIENADPMKAKQLAKGVDQLMEEGVAQLFTNQFNGRKIIGCVGQLQFEVIEYRLEHEYGAKCRFESLPMYKACWIEADDPAVIVDFKKRKYQKMAVDKQGRDVFMADSSFLLQMAQTDFKDIRFHFTSEF
- a CDS encoding MFS transporter, which translates into the protein MISIKNIHFSNPSRWPFFYGWFIMVMTTIGLFVSIPGQTMAVAAFTDSLMEALDLSRNELSVVYMIGTLISSIFLKKAGVWYDRHGAKVMMFGATLLMSFTMLGMSYLIPLSNFADDLSFHLISAKGWSLILLVFLFFLARLNGQGIMSMVARTMLMKWFLRKRGVANGISSMVANASFALATIGLAYFVSRIGWDHTYRLLSVILLLCALLFLGTYEEKPEDFGLSPDGDISKEKEMKGDKKVLEIRDFTYDEAVKTRAFWSVTLITSFFACFVTGFTFHIFSILRDAGIPWERGQDIFIYCAIISTFLSLGGSIISDHIKIKYLVLLAALGGILFGIGFAFLKYHWAFIVLNIGYGTIGGLFGVLLVVAYPRYFGKRHLGAITGRNMSLIIFLSAISPLLFSLSKSYLGSYQPIALLLATLSLGIFLYGMTVKDPQ
- a CDS encoding arylsulfatase, which translates into the protein MNTKDMRVKSSHALKLFSATLLIPFLQSFSSTSNKPQDRPNIVIIYADDMGYGDLNCQNPNSKIPTKNLDRLASEGIRFTDAHSSSGICSPSRYALLTGQYHWRRTHRISNSFDKPMFRDSDITLPQVLKDGGYATACIGKWHMGWNWNLNNEPSGRVKHGRKVRKAYMPKDVDWSKPVSGGPTSRGFDYYFGDGTINFPPYTWFENDKPVEVPTEMMNIKDTEFKTKEGGWEFRPGPKTKDWDPYKVLPTLCTKSTEWIAKQSKKKPFFLYLALPSPHAPIIPNDEFDGTSQAGAYGDFMVQTDWVAGQVMKALKDNGFDQNTIVIFSADNGPERYAFKRAEKYDHYSMGDFRGLKRDVWEGGHHIPFIVKWPNNVKAGAVSNELISQIDIMSTVTAAANIDMPKSAAPDSKNILPILKGEQTDQPVHEVLVHNTKKGHWGLRKGNWLYINSSTGSVSKMPKSYMKLKNYTTFETEGLLFDIEKDPEQRTNLYAENPEVVKEMSTLLQKELDEKYAVDY